A DNA window from Malus domestica chromosome 12, GDT2T_hap1 contains the following coding sequences:
- the LOC103450613 gene encoding small ribosomal subunit protein bTHXc, whose product MASLILGAPPAPPQSLAFSSRISFSHSETLAVSLPSSTVSLSLSTASSPPVPSVYCGRGDKKTERGKRFNHSFGNARPRNKNKGRGPPRVPVPAAPPKKDKFEDDTIVKVEIDESLS is encoded by the exons ATGGCGTCACTGATACTCGGAGCTCCACCAGCCCCCCCTCAATCGCTCGCTTTCAGCTCCCGCATTTCGTTCTCTCACTCCGAAACCCTAGCCGTTTCTCTCCCCTCCTCCACTGTTTCGCTATCACTCTCCACAGCTTCTTCTCCACCAGTCCCTTCAG TGTACTGCGGCAGAGGCGATAAGAAAACCGAAAGGGGAAAGCGCTTCAATCACTCTTTTGGCAAT GCGCGGCCGCGGAACAAGAACAAAGGCAGAGGACCACCTAGGGTTCCGGTGCCAGCGGCTCCCCCAAAGAAAGATAAGTTTGAGGACGATACCATTGTCAAGGTTGAAATTGATGAGTCCTtgtcttaa